A portion of the Oscillospiraceae bacterium genome contains these proteins:
- a CDS encoding type II toxin-antitoxin system PemK/MazF family toxin, with translation MIQNWKFQRGDIFFTRFDNATGSEQSGNRPAVVLQNDVGNFYSPTLIVATLTSKAAKKYTQPTHCLLVNEFLSVPSIVQAEQIFTVDKSRVLKFLGHLTPEEMSRVDDAVRASLALNPMGSIQRLPPIIRSTAAYAPPEVVDGKPPIYPYTPIKSSFEDAGSVEDMMLYTELEAAVHAMIQRLEYSFTFNPSLLTIPKRKQQVAEILKEAETYIWRIKEEMRCA, from the coding sequence TTGATCCAAAACTGGAAATTCCAGCGTGGAGACATTTTCTTCACCCGTTTCGACAACGCCACTGGTTCAGAGCAAAGCGGGAATCGTCCGGCAGTCGTTCTCCAGAACGATGTGGGGAATTTTTACTCGCCCACGCTGATCGTGGCCACATTGACAAGCAAGGCTGCAAAAAAGTATACCCAGCCGACACACTGCCTGCTGGTGAACGAGTTTCTCTCCGTACCATCCATCGTTCAGGCAGAGCAGATCTTTACCGTAGACAAAAGCAGGGTGCTGAAATTTCTCGGACACCTCACACCGGAAGAAATGAGCCGGGTGGATGATGCTGTCCGTGCCAGCCTTGCCCTGAACCCGATGGGGAGCATTCAGCGGCTTCCACCTATCATCCGTTCTACGGCGGCTTACGCGCCGCCTGAGGTGGTTGACGGCAAGCCGCCCATCTATCCCTACACGCCCATCAAATCGTCCTTTGAGGACGCTGGGAGCGTTGAGGACATGATGCTGTACACCGAACTGGAAGCTGCGGTACACGCAATGATCCAGCGGCTGGAATATAGCTTCACGTTCAACCCCAGCCTGCTCACCATCCCAAAGCGTAAGCAGCAGGTTGCTGAAATCCTGAAAGAAGCCGAAACGTACATCTGGAGGATCAAGGAGGAAATGCGATGCGCCTGA
- a CDS encoding response regulator transcription factor, giving the protein MQKIEVIVRITKDHCLPQEQTIFEWIETNRAAPDTLNYPGLEINLEHRRVFKNGQEVYMSRYEYGVLSLMARHPGQLFTKEQIFEAVWHQDSESCLTAVTNTIGRIRQKIEDDRAVPVYIRTISNLGYQFMPNISVKKDSL; this is encoded by the coding sequence ATGCAAAAAATTGAAGTTATTGTTCGTATCACGAAAGACCACTGCCTGCCCCAAGAGCAGACGATTTTTGAGTGGATTGAAACGAACCGTGCTGCGCCAGACACCTTGAATTATCCCGGTCTGGAAATAAACTTAGAACACCGTCGTGTTTTCAAAAACGGACAGGAAGTGTACATGAGCCGTTACGAATATGGCGTTTTAAGTTTAATGGCACGGCATCCGGGGCAATTGTTTACAAAAGAGCAGATATTTGAAGCCGTGTGGCATCAGGATAGTGAAAGCTGCCTGACTGCTGTCACCAATACAATTGGACGCATCCGGCAAAAAATCGAGGATGATAGAGCTGTACCTGTCTATATTCGAACGATTTCCAACCTCGGCTACCAATTTATGCCGAACATTTCAGTGAAAAAAGATTCCTTATAA
- a CDS encoding site-specific integrase codes for MPSKRSHGEGTLRHRSDGRWELRMMDGYQKDGSPRFKTFYGKTQKEVKLKLKEYQDALISGVQLDTILYFEDWADTWFEGHRDNIAPTTQESYKYCLKMLKEGFYHRPLTVIRPIDIENFLKGMRRNGRSDSYISKARGMLYQIFQKAEANDLVRRNPVRLAEKMRATGTAKRKEAFTTAEVAHLMKVLPDDRMGLSIRLLLGTGMRMQELLALEPQFIEEDGSVIHIRQAVKVVKGTVSIGSPKSKDSIRDIPVPLNVRKCAIKLRDTTDQFIWESPKTGLPCNPTHFRDVFRKSLEEAGDVRLLTPHSCRHTYVSQMQALGVDIQTIQSIVGHADTEMTEHYLHVQESIRQSAIQLFSEAFSA; via the coding sequence ATGCCAAGCAAACGTTCACACGGCGAGGGTACGCTTCGCCACCGCAGCGATGGTCGCTGGGAATTACGTATGATGGACGGCTACCAGAAAGATGGTTCGCCGCGCTTCAAGACCTTCTATGGCAAGACTCAGAAGGAGGTCAAGCTCAAACTGAAAGAGTATCAGGATGCGCTTATCAGCGGTGTCCAGCTGGACACGATTCTGTACTTCGAGGATTGGGCCGATACATGGTTCGAGGGTCACAGGGATAATATCGCTCCCACGACACAGGAAAGCTACAAATACTGCCTGAAAATGCTCAAAGAGGGATTTTACCATCGCCCCTTGACCGTCATACGCCCCATCGACATCGAAAACTTTCTGAAAGGGATGCGGCGCAATGGCCGCTCGGATTCTTACATCAGCAAGGCACGAGGGATGCTCTACCAGATCTTTCAAAAGGCAGAAGCCAATGACCTTGTGCGCCGTAACCCGGTCCGGCTTGCTGAAAAGATGCGGGCAACCGGCACCGCAAAGCGCAAGGAAGCCTTTACCACAGCGGAAGTCGCCCACTTAATGAAGGTTCTCCCCGATGACCGCATGGGCTTGAGCATCCGGCTTTTGCTCGGCACTGGAATGAGAATGCAGGAACTTCTGGCTTTGGAGCCGCAGTTTATTGAAGAAGATGGCTCTGTCATTCACATCCGGCAGGCAGTAAAGGTCGTAAAAGGTACGGTCAGCATCGGCAGTCCGAAATCCAAAGACAGTATCCGGGATATTCCGGTGCCGCTGAATGTCCGCAAGTGTGCGATCAAGCTGCGGGATACCACCGACCAGTTCATCTGGGAAAGCCCCAAGACGGGCTTGCCCTGCAACCCCACCCATTTCCGGGATGTATTCCGCAAATCTCTGGAAGAAGCGGGCGATGTCCGCCTGCTCACACCGCACAGCTGCCGCCACACTTATGTATCGCAGATGCAGGCGTTGGGCGTGGACATTCAGACCATCCAGAGCATCGTAGGTCATGCTGATACCGAGATGACTGAGCATTATCTCCATGTTCAGGAATCCATTCGGCAGAGTGCGATCCAGTTGTTCAGTGAGGCGTTTTCGGCCTGA
- a CDS encoding sigma-70 family RNA polymerase sigma factor, with protein MSFNNGNERRKLNAKWEHLRVQYREAGMSEDAIQAMYEFDLGVLNSERAYITNTMTVSGIADDGAAKETSDFKQYEKAVTVTDTYHETKSRFAWIGEIENEQLLTALETLKVEDLEIITMYAYEGYDITEISKVYGVSRPTISIKIKRITKFLKNFNFNATN; from the coding sequence ATGAGTTTCAATAATGGCAATGAACGTCGCAAGCTGAACGCAAAGTGGGAGCATCTTCGTGTGCAGTACCGCGAAGCAGGAATGAGCGAAGATGCAATTCAGGCTATGTACGAGTTTGATTTGGGTGTTCTTAATAGCGAACGTGCCTACATCACTAACACAATGACGGTTTCTGGTATTGCCGATGATGGTGCAGCCAAGGAAACCAGCGACTTCAAGCAGTATGAAAAAGCCGTTACCGTAACGGATACCTACCACGAAACCAAAAGCCGTTTTGCATGGATTGGTGAGATTGAGAACGAACAGTTACTTACTGCACTCGAAACTTTGAAAGTCGAAGATTTGGAAATCATCACCATGTACGCTTACGAGGGATACGACATCACTGAAATATCTAAAGTCTACGGCGTATCCCGTCCCACTATTAGCATAAAAATCAAGAGAATTACTAAATTTTTGAAAAACTTCAATTTTAATGCTACGAATTGA
- a CDS encoding ABC transporter ATP-binding protein/permease, with translation MFKSMKRIIQWAGKYKGRLYLGSVFSFFSSLSTAIPTMAAAYALDKTIAAYWTGSTIESALIWQTLWIIVGSIALNFLLSYLRAVLQESIGYEVAAGQRIHLGDVLKRVPLGYFSKNSVGDILTGVTTELSTLELQGMKMVDIIINGYAKFIAILLCFLFLSPAAAVVSVVGVAFSALALHGISRHSEKTAAITHQAMEDMSGSAIEYIRGLSIVKSFGQEGASIESFRKANKDLKNIHIKVEKGYTPFNCLHLFSLKLASMGIVFICAWQTLNGQMSLAYFLMFVLFSFVIFGSVETINDAAHMLGLIDSAMNKLEALENAEYIDQDGKDITPTSYDITFQDVSFGYDKRTVLHDVNFTIPQNTTTAIVGPSGSGKSTLCSLIARFYDVDAGKITLGETDIREFTCDSLLKNISMVFQNVYLFRDTIRNNIKFGIPDASEEQMIAAAKKARCHDFIMALPDGYDTVIGEGGSSLSGGEKQRISIARAMLKDAPIVILDEATASIDPENEHLIQEAISALTHGKTIITIAHRLATIENADQILVIDSGTVVQKGTHKELLAQKGIYQEFIKIREQAEGWRIQQ, from the coding sequence ATGTTTAAGTCTATGAAACGGATCATTCAATGGGCGGGGAAATATAAGGGACGCCTCTACCTTGGCTCTGTTTTTTCCTTTTTCAGCAGCCTGTCTACGGCGATCCCTACAATGGCTGCTGCTTATGCTCTTGATAAAACAATCGCGGCTTATTGGACAGGCAGCACAATAGAATCCGCCCTGATCTGGCAGACACTTTGGATTATTGTTGGCTCGATTGCGCTTAACTTTCTACTCTCTTATCTGCGGGCGGTGTTGCAGGAAAGCATTGGTTATGAAGTGGCCGCAGGACAGCGAATCCATTTGGGCGATGTGCTAAAAAGGGTTCCTCTGGGATATTTTTCTAAAAACAGCGTGGGCGATATTCTGACAGGTGTTACTACAGAGCTATCCACACTCGAATTACAGGGAATGAAGATGGTTGACATCATCATCAACGGATATGCAAAATTTATTGCAATTCTCCTGTGCTTCCTTTTCCTGAGTCCAGCCGCGGCAGTGGTTTCTGTTGTCGGTGTTGCCTTTTCCGCATTAGCTTTACATGGTATCAGCAGGCACAGTGAAAAGACCGCTGCTATTACGCACCAGGCCATGGAGGATATGTCTGGCTCTGCGATTGAATATATCCGCGGGCTGTCCATCGTTAAGTCGTTTGGACAGGAAGGGGCTTCTATCGAGAGTTTTCGCAAGGCAAATAAAGATTTGAAAAATATTCATATCAAAGTAGAAAAGGGCTATACGCCATTTAACTGCCTGCACCTGTTCTCCTTAAAACTGGCATCTATGGGGATTGTGTTTATCTGTGCATGGCAGACACTTAACGGGCAAATGAGTCTTGCTTATTTCCTGATGTTTGTTCTGTTTTCTTTCGTAATCTTTGGAAGCGTGGAAACCATTAACGACGCGGCTCACATGCTGGGTCTTATAGATTCCGCTATGAATAAGCTGGAAGCTCTGGAAAATGCAGAATATATCGACCAAGACGGAAAAGATATTACACCGACCTCGTATGACATTACTTTTCAGGATGTATCCTTTGGTTACGATAAACGGACTGTATTGCATGATGTGAATTTCACGATTCCGCAGAATACCACAACAGCGATTGTAGGTCCCTCCGGGAGCGGCAAGTCTACCCTGTGCAGCCTGATTGCACGCTTTTATGATGTTGACGCCGGAAAAATCACTTTAGGAGAAACAGATATTCGAGAATTTACCTGTGACAGCTTACTAAAAAATATCAGTATGGTGTTCCAGAATGTATATCTGTTCCGGGATACGATCCGTAACAATATCAAATTCGGCATCCCGGACGCTTCGGAGGAACAGATGATTGCCGCTGCAAAAAAAGCGCGCTGCCATGACTTTATTATGGCCCTGCCAGATGGATATGATACCGTCATTGGTGAGGGCGGTTCTTCTCTTTCCGGCGGTGAAAAGCAGCGGATTTCGATTGCCAGAGCCATGCTGAAAGATGCGCCGATTGTTATTTTGGATGAGGCCACGGCCAGCATTGACCCAGAGAATGAGCATTTGATTCAAGAGGCTATTTCCGCACTGACACATGGTAAAACAATCATAACGATTGCCCATAGACTGGCGACGATTGAAAATGCGGATCAAATTCTTGTCATTGATAGTGGAACCGTCGTGCAGAAAGGAACCCATAAGGAATTGCTGGCTCAAAAGGGAATCTATCAGGAATTTATTAAGATTCGGGAACAGGCTGAGGGCTGGAGGATTCAACAATAA
- a CDS encoding ABC transporter ATP-binding protein/permease has protein sequence MKQQKDNWVKILFSFAAPCKGKMALSVFCAILSVAGGFIPFWAVYEILLAFINQNVTLNGILIWCLVGAAGYLLRVACHGISTILAHISAYTILEGIRLKIADRLMKAPLGEVMGRRIGYLKNIIMDKVEDLEPPLAHMIPELTSNLLLPVAIFIWMLVIDWRMGLAVLISPVLAMIPMFFLMRNYNSQYAAYMEANNHVNSIIIEYVEGIEVVKAFNQSTSSYEKFVNAVQSFKEFTLAWFKSTWKSMNLMMAIMPTTLLGVLPVGLLLVQNGSISPAELAMGIILSLSIVGPLMKATTFINEAKSMEYAVEAANELLNLPVLPDSGKIVSIPHNDIALKHVTFSYDGSEQNEVLHDVNLELPEGSFTALVGPSGGGKSTIARLIARFWDVTGGSITIGGKNVKELSIRQLSELVSFVTQDNFLFNCSLKENIRLGNPSATDEEVYAAAKAACCDEFIVRLDKGYDTPAGDAGKRLSGGEKQRIAIARAILKNAPIVILDEATAFTDPQNEDKIQKSIMALSKGKTLLVIAHRLSTIQNADQIVVLKKGRIVDCGKQEELLKRCPLYADMWKAHIGAKNWSVSEKKEVVAHV, from the coding sequence ATGAAGCAGCAAAAAGATAATTGGGTGAAAATTCTGTTTTCCTTCGCCGCACCATGCAAGGGGAAAATGGCTCTTTCGGTATTCTGCGCCATTCTGAGCGTTGCAGGAGGGTTTATTCCTTTTTGGGCTGTATATGAAATCCTGCTGGCATTTATCAATCAGAATGTGACCCTGAATGGCATTCTGATTTGGTGTCTGGTTGGAGCAGCGGGCTACCTGCTGCGGGTTGCCTGCCATGGAATCTCTACGATCCTGGCGCATATTTCAGCCTATACCATTTTGGAAGGAATCCGGCTTAAAATTGCAGACCGGCTGATGAAAGCTCCCCTTGGCGAAGTGATGGGGCGGCGGATCGGCTATCTGAAAAATATCATCATGGATAAGGTTGAGGACTTAGAGCCGCCTTTGGCACACATGATCCCGGAATTGACCTCTAACCTCCTACTCCCTGTTGCAATTTTTATCTGGATGCTGGTTATCGACTGGCGCATGGGATTGGCGGTCCTGATTTCTCCGGTGCTGGCCATGATTCCTATGTTTTTCCTTATGAGGAACTATAACAGCCAGTACGCCGCTTATATGGAGGCAAATAACCACGTCAACAGTATTATTATCGAGTATGTGGAAGGTATCGAGGTTGTAAAGGCCTTTAACCAAAGCACAAGCTCCTATGAAAAATTTGTTAATGCTGTCCAGTCGTTCAAAGAGTTTACCTTGGCATGGTTTAAGAGTACATGGAAATCGATGAACCTGATGATGGCGATTATGCCCACAACGCTCCTGGGGGTTCTTCCCGTCGGCCTTTTGCTGGTGCAGAATGGAAGTATCTCCCCTGCGGAGCTTGCAATGGGGATTATCCTTTCCCTCAGCATTGTTGGACCGTTGATGAAAGCAACCACTTTCATTAACGAAGCAAAGTCTATGGAATATGCAGTAGAGGCGGCAAATGAACTTTTGAACCTGCCTGTACTGCCGGATTCAGGGAAAATCGTATCTATTCCTCACAATGATATTGCGTTGAAGCATGTAACCTTTTCCTATGACGGTTCCGAGCAAAATGAAGTGTTGCATGATGTGAACCTGGAATTGCCAGAGGGAAGTTTTACGGCACTTGTAGGACCATCTGGCGGCGGTAAATCGACGATTGCCCGTCTGATTGCAAGATTTTGGGACGTGACAGGCGGCAGCATTACCATTGGAGGGAAAAATGTCAAAGAGTTGTCTATACGTCAGCTTTCCGAACTGGTTAGTTTTGTGACGCAGGATAACTTCCTGTTTAATTGCTCCCTGAAAGAGAACATCCGTCTTGGGAATCCAAGCGCCACAGATGAAGAAGTATATGCGGCGGCGAAGGCGGCCTGCTGTGATGAATTTATTGTGCGTTTGGACAAAGGATATGATACCCCTGCCGGTGATGCCGGAAAGAGGCTGTCTGGCGGCGAAAAACAGCGGATTGCGATTGCGAGGGCAATCCTCAAAAATGCCCCGATTGTTATTTTGGATGAAGCGACAGCATTTACTGACCCACAGAATGAAGATAAAATCCAGAAATCTATCATGGCATTATCAAAGGGTAAAACCCTTCTTGTGATCGCCCACCGCCTTTCCACCATTCAGAACGCAGATCAGATTGTCGTGTTGAAAAAAGGCCGGATTGTGGATTGCGGAAAGCAGGAAGAATTGTTGAAGCGGTGTCCGCTTTATGCGGATATGTGGAAAGCGCACATCGGGGCGAAGAATTGGTCTGTGAGTGAAAAGAAGGAGGTGGTCGCTCATGTTTAA
- a CDS encoding helix-turn-helix domain-containing protein: MARRIAQASYRFFITRPGNVKIGTIGQNHWNDDVIPFFPQERYNTIEVMMMPNADAIALGKQIKAVRKAMKMTQEQLALKSNVSVKYIANIENGKQNPSFDILSSILHVLPLSLDSVINPNLSEAERECRELESIYFACPPEMRKTLLDATRSLAIHLTELSEQNKNT; the protein is encoded by the coding sequence ATGGCGCGTAGAATCGCCCAGGCGAGTTACCGTTTTTTTATAACTCGACCGGGAAATGTAAAAATCGGCACGATAGGACAAAATCACTGGAATGATGATGTTATACCGTTCTTTCCGCAAGAACGATACAATACTATTGAGGTGATGATGATGCCGAATGCGGATGCGATTGCTTTAGGAAAGCAGATAAAGGCTGTCCGAAAAGCGATGAAAATGACACAAGAGCAACTGGCACTGAAAAGTAATGTTTCGGTGAAGTATATCGCCAATATTGAAAATGGAAAACAGAATCCTTCTTTTGACATTTTAAGTTCAATTCTCCATGTTCTGCCACTTTCCTTGGATTCGGTTATCAACCCGAACTTATCAGAAGCAGAGCGCGAATGTCGAGAGTTAGAATCGATTTATTTTGCTTGTCCGCCAGAAATGCGAAAAACTCTGTTGGATGCCACAAGGTCACTCGCAATCCATTTGACAGAACTTTCAGAACAGAACAAAAACACCTAA
- a CDS encoding helix-turn-helix domain-containing protein encodes MRSQFTSYEQLPITLTADHVAAALGISRANAYILLRSDGFPTLHIGKRMVVPKDRFLQWITDSVNG; translated from the coding sequence ATGCGCTCTCAGTTCACTTCGTATGAGCAGCTTCCCATCACTCTGACAGCCGATCATGTTGCTGCTGCGCTGGGCATCTCCCGCGCCAACGCTTACATCCTGCTCCGTTCGGACGGCTTTCCCACGCTCCACATCGGTAAGCGGATGGTCGTACCCAAAGACCGTTTTCTTCAGTGGATCACGGACAGCGTAAATGGCTGA
- a CDS encoding AraC family transcriptional regulator → MTAHKIFDGAFVMYSDMHLKECTSYFQSSTDSTLLYIDHCREGRIESEIGNNAYSYLQEHEMRVDDRRSHSGRFCFPLCHYHGMTLGFDLDIAVPALKDFFGGFSVDLYELQKKYCNDKKPFVIHNEPGIEHIFSELYFVPQQIKGDYYKVKALELLLYLDALQFSDSKEDRPYFYKGQVEKIKAIHDLITANLQEHYTMDELAERFQISLTGMKTCFKEIFGDSMYSYLRRYRMNVAATMLRQDSQKGIAEIAGAVGYESPSKFATAFRQVIGQTPMEYRKSFF, encoded by the coding sequence ATGACAGCCCACAAAATTTTTGATGGCGCTTTTGTGATGTATAGCGATATGCACCTGAAAGAATGTACCTCCTACTTTCAGAGTAGTACGGACAGTACGCTTCTCTATATAGACCATTGCAGGGAGGGACGGATCGAAAGCGAGATTGGCAATAATGCGTATAGCTATTTGCAAGAGCATGAGATGCGTGTGGATGACCGGCGTTCCCATTCGGGACGGTTCTGCTTTCCACTCTGCCACTATCATGGGATGACCCTGGGATTTGATCTGGACATTGCTGTGCCGGCGCTGAAAGACTTTTTTGGCGGATTTTCTGTTGATTTGTACGAGCTTCAAAAAAAGTATTGCAATGACAAGAAACCGTTTGTGATTCATAATGAGCCAGGAATTGAACATATTTTTTCAGAGCTTTACTTTGTCCCGCAGCAGATCAAAGGTGACTACTATAAAGTAAAAGCCCTGGAGCTGCTTTTATATCTGGACGCTTTGCAGTTTTCTGATTCCAAAGAAGATCGCCCTTATTTCTATAAAGGGCAGGTAGAAAAAATCAAAGCGATCCATGATCTTATTACGGCAAATTTGCAGGAGCATTACACGATGGATGAATTAGCTGAACGATTCCAGATTTCATTGACGGGGATGAAAACCTGCTTTAAGGAAATATTCGGAGATTCCATGTATTCCTATCTTCGCCGTTATCGGATGAACGTTGCTGCCACAATGCTCCGGCAGGATTCCCAAAAAGGGATTGCGGAAATTGCCGGAGCTGTGGGATATGAAAGCCCCAGTAAATTTGCAACAGCTTTCCGGCAGGTGATAGGGCAGACGCCGATGGAATACCGAAAATCTTTTTTCTAA